In one Oryzias latipes chromosome 13, ASM223467v1 genomic region, the following are encoded:
- the LOC111948444 gene encoding uncharacterized protein LOC111948444, whose translation MSDGEGGMDRELPGPSHAGSNVAAPLLESGNQILEIQRELCELSRKHDAVMSSLASLSDVQPRSVVYIPREKQIVPFHGDPGKDVHSVDEFIEEVERTMSLRGLKEVDQVDFILSHIKGPALEEVKLRTRGQTVRPSRLFLYLREAFREKRTTPQLLHTFYARRQLEGENLRDYSHALSQLLNSALLNSPDVVTDPQLAIRDQFIEGVRDSTLRRELRRLIREKPLSSLFDVREEAIMWTLEDQPKSSTVARSRNLIGDTLDGQGVSAKPQTNTETDLAVTLQEVVKIIAQQGKAIGELTNAVHELTTHKAQFSGAHFTSKSKVIPRYTEDGQPICLKCEGVGHMARQCTAWRNQTRTSASPTAAAQGNENPRLLGVGQCEANLKAHQKS comes from the coding sequence ATGTCAGACGGGGAAGGGGGCATGGACAGGGAGTTGCCTGGCCCCAGCCATGCAGGAAGTAATGTGGCTGCACCTCTGTTGGAGAGTGGTAACCAAATACTAGAGATACAGAGAGAACTCTGTGAACTGAGTAGAAAACATGATGCTGTGATGTCCAGCCTTGCTTCCTTGAGTGATGTACAACCAAGGTCTGTTGTGTATATACCTAGAGAAAAGCAAATTGTACCTTTTCATGGTGACCCGGGTAAAGATGTACACTCTGTTGATGAGTTCATTGAGGAAGTGGAGCGAACTATGAGTCTGAGGGGTTTGAAGGAAGTGGACCAGGTTGATTTTATTCTGTCACACATTAAGGGGCCTGCGCTAGAGGAAGTTAAGCTACGTACTCGGGGACAGACGGTGAGACCAAGTCGTCTGTTTTTGTACTTGCGGGAGGCATTCAGAGAGAAGCGCACTACACCTCAGTTGCTACACACTTTTTATGCACGCAGGCAGTTAGAGGGGGAAAACTTGAGAGACTACTCACACGCTCTTTCTCAACTTCTGAACTCCGCTCTGTTAAATTCTCCTGACGTTGTTACTGATCCACAGCTCGCAATACGCGACCAGTTTATTGAAGGGGTGCGTGACTCCACCCTCCGCCGTGAGCTCCGAAGGCTCATCAGAGAGAAACCTCTGTCCAGCCTGTTTGATGTTCGAGAGGAGGCGATCATGTGGACACTTGAAGATCAACCCAAGAGTTCAACCGTAGCAAGGAGCAGGAACCTAATTGGAGACACCCTTGATGGACAAGGAGTAAGTGCTAAACCCCAGACTAACACTGAAACTGATTTAGCTGTGACGCTTCAGGAGGTTGTGAAAATAATAGCTCAGCAGGGGAAGGCCATAGGGGAATTGACTAACGCTGTACATGAGCTCACTACCCATAAAGCTCAGTTTAGTGGAGCTCACTTTACCAGCAAATCCAAAGTGATCCCCAGATACACTGAGGATGGTCAGCCTATCTGCCTTAAGTGTGAAGGAGTAGGACATATGGCTAGACAGTGCACTGCATGGAGGAACCAAACCCGGACTAGTGCTTCACCCACCGCGGCGGCACAGGGAAACGAGAACCCTCGGTTGCTAGGAGTCGGGCAATGCGAGGCAAACCTGAAGGCTCACCAAAAATCTTAA